A region from the Leptospira kanakyensis genome encodes:
- a CDS encoding FecCD family ABC transporter permease, translating into MKKKFLFIIFCTGFAIFSALASSFLGAMDIHWKDLFLSETIESRVFFELRLPRILLGLMVGGSLAWSGALAQGLFRNPIVDPGLIGITAGCALFAAIAIVLGSSIPFLHSIWSVVVFSFVGGVLFSFIIFFFAKSKGRTDVFSMLLSGIAVNAICISAIGVLSYFANEAQLRNLSLWNMGSLGGASWSLLKSFSCFFVLPLLVSPFIAKQLNVFILGEREATHLGISTEILKTIIILLIGVSVGTCISIVGNIGFVGLAVPHIVRLAIGQDYRYLLITTYILGGGLLCFADAICRVIIAPSEIPVGIATALLGAPFFLSLIRKRMHST; encoded by the coding sequence ATGAAGAAAAAGTTTCTCTTTATTATCTTCTGTACCGGCTTTGCCATTTTTTCTGCACTTGCGTCGTCCTTCCTCGGCGCAATGGACATTCATTGGAAAGATTTATTTTTAAGTGAGACAATAGAATCTCGAGTTTTTTTTGAACTTCGGCTACCAAGAATCCTTCTCGGACTTATGGTAGGAGGTTCGCTTGCTTGGTCTGGTGCATTGGCTCAAGGTTTATTTCGAAATCCCATCGTTGATCCCGGTCTCATTGGAATCACAGCAGGTTGTGCTCTCTTTGCTGCGATCGCCATAGTTCTTGGAAGTTCGATTCCTTTTTTACACTCTATTTGGAGTGTTGTTGTTTTTTCTTTTGTTGGTGGAGTTCTATTCTCCTTTATCATTTTCTTTTTTGCAAAATCAAAAGGAAGAACAGATGTTTTTTCCATGTTACTCTCAGGGATAGCAGTAAATGCTATTTGTATATCTGCCATTGGTGTTTTGAGTTATTTCGCTAACGAAGCACAACTCAGAAATCTTTCCCTTTGGAATATGGGAAGTTTAGGTGGTGCCTCTTGGAGTCTTTTGAAATCCTTTTCTTGTTTTTTTGTTTTACCACTTCTTGTTAGTCCCTTTATCGCCAAACAATTGAATGTTTTTATTTTAGGAGAACGTGAAGCCACACATCTCGGGATATCCACTGAAATTTTAAAAACCATCATCATTCTTTTGATAGGTGTAAGTGTCGGGACATGTATTTCAATCGTTGGTAATATTGGATTTGTTGGTTTGGCAGTACCACATATCGTCAGACTAGCCATTGGACAAGACTACAGATATCTTCTCATCACAACTTATATACTGGGTGGGGGGTTACTCTGTTTTGCAGATGCCATCTGTCGAGTGATCATCGCTCCATCCGAAATTCCAGTTGGGATCGCAACGGCTCTACTCGGCGCCCCATTCTTTCTTAGCCTAATTAGAAAAAGGATGCACTCCACATGA
- a CDS encoding heme/hemin ABC transporter substrate-binding protein codes for MRLNLFSVDSDSLPFEPWIMIQSNQNKTLATFLVCLMLLSSAANAETNQRIVSVNGTTTEIIYALKLENQLVAVDSTSYYPKQALTLPNVGYQRTLATEGILNVKPTQVIGLESAGPPATIQNLKDARIPLLLFPDEFKLETPVTRVLEIGKLFGKQKEAENLAKSIREQIQKLKMNKTNVKVLFIYSRNPSSVYISGTGTAAHSMIELSGAKNAITEFTEYKPLTSEALVKANPDIILMPEKSAQGFGGEKAIWEINGMELTRAGKEKRLIVLDDLLLLGFGPRLPLALKTLNDQWKQLE; via the coding sequence TTGAGACTCAATCTCTTTTCTGTTGACTCAGATTCCCTACCCTTTGAACCTTGGATCATGATCCAATCCAACCAAAACAAAACATTAGCTACCTTCTTAGTTTGCCTAATGTTACTATCATCCGCCGCAAACGCAGAAACAAACCAACGAATTGTTTCCGTAAACGGAACCACTACCGAAATCATTTATGCACTCAAACTAGAAAACCAATTGGTTGCGGTAGATTCCACTTCTTACTATCCCAAACAAGCGTTAACTCTTCCAAACGTTGGTTACCAAAGGACATTAGCAACGGAAGGGATTTTGAATGTAAAACCCACACAAGTCATTGGACTTGAGTCAGCTGGACCACCTGCGACCATTCAAAATTTAAAAGATGCAAGGATTCCTCTTTTATTATTCCCAGATGAGTTTAAACTAGAGACTCCCGTAACCCGAGTGTTAGAGATTGGAAAGTTATTCGGTAAACAAAAAGAAGCTGAAAACTTAGCGAAATCCATTCGAGAACAAATCCAAAAATTAAAAATGAATAAAACTAACGTGAAAGTTTTATTCATTTATTCAAGAAACCCAAGTTCTGTTTATATATCTGGAACTGGAACCGCGGCACATTCCATGATCGAACTTTCTGGAGCCAAAAATGCAATAACCGAATTTACAGAGTACAAACCTCTTACCAGTGAAGCTCTTGTAAAAGCTAATCCCGATATCATTCTTATGCCAGAGAAATCAGCGCAAGGATTCGGTGGAGAAAAGGCTATTTGGGAAATTAACGGTATGGAACTCACTCGAGCCGGCAAAGAAAAAAGATTAATCGTATTAGATGATTTGCTTCTACTTGGATTTGGACCACGACTTCCTCTCGCTCTAAAAACACTCAATGATCAATGGAAACAGTTGGAATGA
- a CDS encoding heme ABC transporter ATP-binding protein encodes MTIQAIDIDYSIGSKKILSNIELEIHPGELHVLIGRNGAGKSTLFHMLCGDVYPEKGNLYLDGIELRNYSKSQLAKLRAVLTQETNITFPIHSEAVIALGRHPHVTDIQRDKEIVQTCLKITDSIEQREQNYATLSGGERQKINFGRILAQAWETPPRYIFLDEPVSALDIPNQYKTLNICRHMANQGYAVFMILHDLNLAAQYADKVTLLHKGSIVKSGKPNEVLTIENLETAFGIKTRILNAPEGNFIIPEIIGETI; translated from the coding sequence ATGACAATACAAGCAATCGATATAGACTATTCAATAGGATCCAAAAAAATTCTCTCAAACATTGAATTAGAAATTCACCCTGGCGAACTTCATGTTCTGATCGGAAGAAATGGTGCAGGAAAATCAACGTTATTTCATATGTTATGTGGTGACGTTTATCCTGAAAAAGGAAATCTTTATTTAGATGGAATTGAACTAAGAAATTATTCCAAAAGTCAATTGGCAAAACTAAGAGCTGTTCTCACACAAGAAACGAACATAACTTTTCCGATTCATTCCGAAGCTGTGATTGCTCTTGGTCGGCATCCACATGTTACAGACATACAGAGAGACAAAGAAATTGTTCAAACATGTTTGAAGATTACCGACTCTATTGAACAAAGAGAACAAAACTATGCAACATTATCTGGCGGCGAAAGGCAAAAGATTAACTTCGGAAGGATCTTGGCCCAGGCCTGGGAAACTCCTCCTCGTTATATATTCCTAGATGAACCAGTATCAGCTTTAGATATCCCCAACCAATATAAAACTCTCAATATTTGTAGGCATATGGCAAACCAAGGATATGCCGTATTTATGATCTTACACGACCTAAACCTTGCTGCGCAGTATGCAGACAAAGTAACCCTACTTCACAAGGGCAGTATTGTTAAATCTGGGAAACCAAACGAAGTATTAACAATCGAAAATTTAGAAACAGCATTTGGAATCAAAACAAGGATCCTAAATGCACCAGAAGGTAATTTTATCATTCCAGAAATTATAGGAGAAACAATATGA